The sequence CTTCTCGTTTTTTTCCTGGATTCGCTGCGGCGGTGCCGCCGAGGGTGAATTGAGGCTTCAAGATCTTATCGACGATGCCCTGAAGTATAACCACGAGATCCTCGTGAACGAAGCACGGATCTCTGCCTCAAGGTTCAGGATACCCCAGGTGACGAGCCTCCCTGACCCCATGGTCACATTTGGGTACCAGAACGAGAGTTTCAAGAAATACACCTATGGCGATAAAGAGGGCTCACAGTGGATGTTTACCGCCTCCCAGTCGTTTCCCTATCCCGGCAAGCTCTCTCTGAAAGGCGAAATGGCTGCGAAGGAGGCCGAAGGGCTCAGGGCTGCCTCAGGCAGTATACGGCTGAAGACCATAGAAAAGGTCAAGGGACTTTACTATGATCTCTTGTTTGCTTACAAGAGCATCGATATCATCAGGGACAGGGCCGCCCTCTTTTCGAGATTGGAAGACGCTGCTGTGGCGCGCTATTCGTCGGGTCTGGGACTTCAGCAGGAGGTCCTCATGGTACAGACCGAGAAGTATATGCTCCTGGAAAAAGAGGAGATGGTGAAACAAAAAATAGAATCTCTCGAGGCCATGATCAACTCCACGGTCGGCAGGAATATCAACGCTCCCGTCGGCAGGCCCGTCGAGGAAAAGGAGACTGAATTCGCAACGTCCATGGAAGAACTCCTCGCCACCCATGTCCAACATTCACCCATGGTGAGAGAAAAAGAGGAGATGATCTCGGCAGCTGAGATTGCGGTTAAGATAGCAAGGAAGGAGTACTATCCCGACTTCACAGTCAACGCAGAGTATTTCAAGAGGGCCCGGGAGTTCGAGGATATGTGGAGTCTTACGACGAGCATCAACATCCCGCTCTTTTATAAGACGAAACAGCGCCAGGCTGTATTTGAGAAGGAAGCTCTTTTGTCAGAGGCTGTTCACGACCTCGAAGCGGTAAAATTGATGCTCTCTTCAACAATCAGGGACAATTATACCATGGTCAAGACCGCTGAGAGACTCATGAATCTTTACAAGAACGGCCTCGTCCCGAAGACCTACCAGGACTTCGAGGCGGCCCTTGCAGGGTATACGACCGGGAAGGTTGAGGCCTTGACCGTGATAAACAGACTGAGATCCCTCCTCGATTATGAAACGCTTTACTGGGCTCAATTTGCCGAAAGGGAAAAGGCGATTGCCCGGCTTCAGGCTGTCGCAGGGACGATGGACTCAGGAAGGAACGATCAGTGAAGAAATCATACCTCTTTGTCATCGGCGGATTGATCCTGGCAGGAGGGTTGCTCTGGTATGGTTCGAAATCCGGCCTCTTTCATCTGAACGTAGCGGGGAATCCGGCTGTGACGGTCCAGAAGGCACAACCCGCATCCGGACGTGAGACTCGTCCGGCTGAGGAGGCAAGGGAGAAGATTCACCCCCAGGGGAACGAAGTATCATCACAGTCACAAGCTCAGGAAGAAGCCCCCACCGTCGAGATACCTCCTGAGAAGCAACAACTTATCGGCATGAAGAGCGCTGTCGTGTCGGTGAGGCCCTTACAGAAGGTCATCAGAACCGTCGGGAGGATCGAATACGACGAGAGGAGACTGGCAACGGTGAATACGAAGGTTGAGGGTTGGATAGAGCGGCTCTATGTTGATTATACCGGTAGGCTTGTCAGGAAAGGTGAGCCCCTCGCCGAGATCTACAGCCCTGAACTCGTGGCGACGCAACAGGAATTCATAAATGTCCTGAGATGGGCGCGGCAGGGCAAGGAAGTGAAGAATGAAACGATCAATGCCATGCTCTCTAAGGACGCTGAGTCTATCGTTGAGGCTGCAAGGCAGAGGCTCAAGCTCTGGGATATATCGGATGATCAGATCAGGAAGATCGGGGAGTCGGAAAAACCGACAAGGACGCTCACAATTTACAGCCCGGTGAGCGGTTATATTATTCAGAAGACGGCGCTGCAGGGCATGCGAGTCATGCCGGGAGAAAAGCTCTTCGACATAGCCGATCTCTCCACGGTATGGATCATCGCCGATATTTATGAATACGATCTGGCGATGATAAAGGTTGGACAGACGGCAACAATCGTCCTGAGCTACTTTCCCGGAAAGGAGTTTTCGTCGAGAATCGATTATTTCTATCCGAGCCTTTCGGGCGAAACGAGAACCGGGAAAATCAGATTCACGATCCCCAATCCCAGGGACCAACTGAAGCCCCAGATGTTTACCAATGTTGAGGTAAGGATCAACCTCGGCAAGAAACTCGCCATCCCTGATGATGCTGTCATTGATACGGGCACGCGCCAGATCGTCTATGTTGACAGAGGTGAAGGCAACTTCGAGCCACGGGAGGTCGAACTCGGCCTGCGTTCCGAAGGGTTCAGGGAGGTGCTCAGGGGTCTGAAAGCAGGAGAGAGAGTCGCTTCGTCCGCGGCCTTCCTCATCGATTCCGAGGCGCAACTCAAAGGTGTCACACCCCTTGGGGGCCATAAACACTGAATGATAGCCAAGGTTATCGAATTCAGCGCAAGGAACAAGTTCATCATCTTCCTGATGGTGATATTCCTCTGTTGCTGGGGGTACTGGGCACTTACCAAGATCCCCCTCGATGCAATACCCGACCTCAGTGATACCCAGGTCATCATCTTCACGGACTGGGCAGGGAGGAGCCCTGATTTGGTTGAGGACCAGGTAACCTATCCCATAACCTCAACCCTCCTCGCCGCACCAAAGGTCCAGGCGGTGCGAGGATTCTCTTTTTTCGGCAGCTCCTTTATTTATGTAATCTTTGAGGAGGGAACGAATATCTATTGGGCGAGGAGCAGGGTCCTTGAGTATCTCCAGTCGGTGAGAAGCAAGCTCCCCGCGGACGTTAACCCCGTGCTCGGTCCCGATGCCACCAGCGTGGGTTGGGGATTCAGCTACGCACTCGTCGATGAGAAGGGAGGGCACGACCTCTCTCAGCTCCGCTCACTCCAGGACTGGAACATCAAGCTCGCCCTCGAAAGCGTGCCAGGCGTTTCCCAGGTAGCGAGCGTGGGCGGATTCGTGAAGCAGTACCAGATCACCATAGACCCGAACCGTCTTTCCGCCTACAACATTTCTCTCATGAAGATCATGGATGCAGTGCGGAAGAGCAACAATGACGTTGAGGGCCGTGTCCTTGAAATGTCCGGGGTGGAGTACATGGTAAGGGGGCGGGGATATATCAGGACCGTCGGTGATCTCGAGAACATCGCAGTCGGCACCAACGGCGCGGGGACTCCAGTGTATTTGCGTGACGTGGGCAGGGTTCAACTCGGACCGGAGATACGCAGGGGGCTCGCCGACCTTGACGGAAAAGGTGAAGTGGCAGGGGGAATAGTTGTGGTCCGCTTTGGTGAAAACGTCCTGAACGTTATAGACCGGGTAAAGGACAAGATCGCGAAAGAGATCCGGCCGTCCCTGCCGGACGGGGTCAGGATCGTCACTACGTATGATCGGTCGGATTTGATCCATGAATCCATCAATACCCTGAAGGAAGAGATCATCAAACTTTCACTGGCAGTGAGCGTCGTCTGCATTGTGTTCCTCTTCCATCTTCCCAGTGCCCTTGTCGTCATACTGACTCTGCCGGTGGCGATCATCATATCTTTCATCTGCATGTACTACCTCGGCGTTACCTCAAACATCATGAGCCTCGGCGGTATCGCCATAGCCATAGGTGCCATGGTCGATGCCTCAATTATCATGGTCGAAAACGCCCACAAGAAAATGGAGGAGTGGGTATGCGACCTCGGGAAGAGAGAAGAATGTACCAGGTTCGATGTGATTATCGATGCGGCAAAGGAAGTGGGCCCGTCGCTCTTTTTCTCTCTCCTCGTCATCACCGTCGGGTTCCTCCCAATCTTTACACTCCAGGCCCAGGCAGGGAGGCTCTTCAAGCCGCTGGCATACACAAAGACCTTTGCCATGCTCTTTTCCTCCTTCCTTGCGATTACGCTCACGCCGGTGCTCATGAGCATGTTTGTGCGTGACGACATACCCTTTTTGAAGAGGATACCGGTGCTCAAATACCTGTTCACCATATATCCCGAAGAAAACCATCCTGTCAGTGTCGTTTTGAGAAAGGTTTATGAACCCGTGGCTCGAGTCGCCCTGAGGTTTAAGTCGGCTGTCATCATCATCGCTGCCGTCATTTTGGTTTTAACAGTAATTCCCTTTAGGAAACTGGGCTCTGAATTCATGCCCCCTCTCTATGAGGGAACGCTCTTCTATATGCCGGTCACGGTCCCCGCTGCCTCCATCTCGGTTGCGTCCCAGCTTCTCCGGGTTCAGGACAGAATCCTGAAGAAGATTCCTGAAGTGGCACAGGTTTTTGGAAAGGCAGGACGAGCTGAGACAGCGACCGATCCAGCGCCTTTGGAGATGTTCGAGACCATTATCAACCTCAAGCCTGAGTCACAGTGGAGAGAGGGGATGGATGTGGAAAAGCTCAAGAACGAGATGAATGATGCCCTCCAGATCCCCGGCGTATCGAATTCATTCACCATGCCGATCAAGGCAAGGATCGACATGCTCGCCACCGGTATCAGAACGCCTGTGGGGGTGAAAGTTCTCGGGCCAAAATTGGATGTAATCGAAAAGATATCTACAGGGGTGGAAGATGTCATCAAAACGGTCCCCGGAACGAGGAGCGCATATGCCGAAAGGGTGACCACGGGTTATTTTCTCGATATCAGGCCCAGGCGTGAAGAGATCGCACGGTACGGCCTTTCAATGGACGATATTCAGGGGGTGATTGCAAGTACGCTCGGGGGAATGAACCTCACCACGACGGTCGAGGGAAGAGAGCGCTATCCGGTCAATGTGAGATATGCGAGAGAGCTGAGAAATGACGTCGAAAAGATAAAGGGGATATTTGTTCCCGTCACCATGGGGGTTGGCCTGCCCGGCATGTCGGACGGCCCGAGAGCCGGCAGCCT comes from Thermodesulfovibrionales bacterium and encodes:
- a CDS encoding TolC family protein, yielding MRTRRQTGKTFLFRLASVLLLTLFSFFSWIRCGGAAEGELRLQDLIDDALKYNHEILVNEARISASRFRIPQVTSLPDPMVTFGYQNESFKKYTYGDKEGSQWMFTASQSFPYPGKLSLKGEMAAKEAEGLRAASGSIRLKTIEKVKGLYYDLLFAYKSIDIIRDRAALFSRLEDAAVARYSSGLGLQQEVLMVQTEKYMLLEKEEMVKQKIESLEAMINSTVGRNINAPVGRPVEEKETEFATSMEELLATHVQHSPMVREKEEMISAAEIAVKIARKEYYPDFTVNAEYFKRAREFEDMWSLTTSINIPLFYKTKQRQAVFEKEALLSEAVHDLEAVKLMLSSTIRDNYTMVKTAERLMNLYKNGLVPKTYQDFEAALAGYTTGKVEALTVINRLRSLLDYETLYWAQFAEREKAIARLQAVAGTMDSGRNDQ
- a CDS encoding efflux RND transporter periplasmic adaptor subunit, which encodes MKKSYLFVIGGLILAGGLLWYGSKSGLFHLNVAGNPAVTVQKAQPASGRETRPAEEAREKIHPQGNEVSSQSQAQEEAPTVEIPPEKQQLIGMKSAVVSVRPLQKVIRTVGRIEYDERRLATVNTKVEGWIERLYVDYTGRLVRKGEPLAEIYSPELVATQQEFINVLRWARQGKEVKNETINAMLSKDAESIVEAARQRLKLWDISDDQIRKIGESEKPTRTLTIYSPVSGYIIQKTALQGMRVMPGEKLFDIADLSTVWIIADIYEYDLAMIKVGQTATIVLSYFPGKEFSSRIDYFYPSLSGETRTGKIRFTIPNPRDQLKPQMFTNVEVRINLGKKLAIPDDAVIDTGTRQIVYVDRGEGNFEPREVELGLRSEGFREVLRGLKAGERVASSAAFLIDSEAQLKGVTPLGGHKH
- a CDS encoding CusA/CzcA family heavy metal efflux RND transporter, with amino-acid sequence MIAKVIEFSARNKFIIFLMVIFLCCWGYWALTKIPLDAIPDLSDTQVIIFTDWAGRSPDLVEDQVTYPITSTLLAAPKVQAVRGFSFFGSSFIYVIFEEGTNIYWARSRVLEYLQSVRSKLPADVNPVLGPDATSVGWGFSYALVDEKGGHDLSQLRSLQDWNIKLALESVPGVSQVASVGGFVKQYQITIDPNRLSAYNISLMKIMDAVRKSNNDVEGRVLEMSGVEYMVRGRGYIRTVGDLENIAVGTNGAGTPVYLRDVGRVQLGPEIRRGLADLDGKGEVAGGIVVVRFGENVLNVIDRVKDKIAKEIRPSLPDGVRIVTTYDRSDLIHESINTLKEEIIKLSLAVSVVCIVFLFHLPSALVVILTLPVAIIISFICMYYLGVTSNIMSLGGIAIAIGAMVDASIIMVENAHKKMEEWVCDLGKREECTRFDVIIDAAKEVGPSLFFSLLVITVGFLPIFTLQAQAGRLFKPLAYTKTFAMLFSSFLAITLTPVLMSMFVRDDIPFLKRIPVLKYLFTIYPEENHPVSVVLRKVYEPVARVALRFKSAVIIIAAVILVLTVIPFRKLGSEFMPPLYEGTLFYMPVTVPAASISVASQLLRVQDRILKKIPEVAQVFGKAGRAETATDPAPLEMFETIINLKPESQWREGMDVEKLKNEMNDALQIPGVSNSFTMPIKARIDMLATGIRTPVGVKVLGPKLDVIEKISTGVEDVIKTVPGTRSAYAERVTTGYFLDIRPRREEIARYGLSMDDIQGVIASTLGGMNLTTTVEGRERYPVNVRYARELRNDVEKIKGIFVPVTMGVGLPGMSDGPRAGSLSHIPLGELADVKIVKGPTSIKSEEGLLANYVYVDFSGRDVGGYVKEAKEKVAHKVALPDGYRLQWSGEYEYLVKTHERLVLVIPLTALIIFVLIYLNTKSLTKTMIVLLAVPFSLVGSFWLLYFLDYNMSIAVWVGIIALAGLDAETGVVMLLYLDLAYEQWKREGRLRTMDDLREAVMYGAVKRIRPKIMTVSVILAGLVPIMMSGGVLGKYFPLLFKGGAGTDVMQRIAAPMVGGVITSTILELIIYPAIYMIWKGRVMKKAGSLASS